One Oncorhynchus kisutch isolate 150728-3 linkage group LG13, Okis_V2, whole genome shotgun sequence DNA window includes the following coding sequences:
- the rnf125 gene encoding mucin-2, with amino-acid sequence MAHSAAGLQTPSEDECPICRSTPTDPHHPAACSHVFCRPCLTRSLTWLPHCPVCRAEAQVDDIRPVRVKTGTMVVRLGQPLPGLSGLSTPATRSVAGDVQSYIRLLQMGTQTEGRSLANQTPAVTTAPPLPTPRHLHRPLSSSITPPAPTNDEDLYMSMTRRPAPTLTPTAGTTAPTSQLATPPTIRSATPPTITRPATTNGLYMTMAQTPAPTVTPTGATTTPAPTTTTTIPAITLTPTITSKPTPTPRTRALSAPGRQPLAIPQRTPSAAQRPTSMPSTSNPAPPVLAAPPSLSFTDDGDLYENLLGLQGQLVSSVVRMTFVCPFCQESCLDARDLWIHCNGKHYYDNRPVVCPVCVSLPHGNPHQISRNFIMHLNLRHCYNAEKYTNTHQTDMLNLQDGINESLQDTNLNPR; translated from the exons ATGGCCCACTCTGCAGCAGGCCTACAGACCCCATCTGAGGATGAATGTCCCATCTGTAGGAGCACCCCAACGGACCCACATCACCCTGCTGCCTGTTCTCATGT GTTCTGCCGCCCATGTCTGACCCGTTCTCTAACGTGGTTACCCCACTGCCCTGTGTGCAGAGCTGAGGCGCAGGTTGATGACATCAGGCCTGTCAGAGTCAAGACGGGGACCATGGTCGTCAGGTTGGGTCAACCTCTACCTGGCTTGTCGGGGCTTTCCACCCCAGCAACAAGATCTGTGGCAGGTGACGTCCAGAG CTATATCAGACTGCTGCAAATGGGCACTCAGACAGAAGGAAGGAGCCTGGCCAATCAGACCCCAGCTGTCACCACAGCCCCTCCCCTTCCCACTCCAAGACACCTCCACAGaccactctcttcctccatcACTCCTCCTGCCCCAACCAATGATGAAGACCTATATATGTCTATGACTCGTAGACCCGCCCCAACACTCACCCCAACAGCTGGCACTACTGCACCTACCAGCCAACTTGCCACCCCACCTACCATCCGATCTGCCACCCCACCAACAATTACTCGTCCTGCCACAACCAATGGTTTATACATGACTATGGCTCAAACACCTGCCCCCACAGTCACTCCAACAGGTGCCACAACTACACCAGcacctacaacaacaactaccATACCTGCCATCACACTGACACCTACCATCACATCTAAACCCACCCCCACACCCCGCACCAGGGCTCTCTCCGCCCCAGGACGACAGCCTTTGGCCATCCCTCAGCGCACACCTTCCGCAGCGCAAAGACCCACCTCCATgccctctacctctaaccctgcTCCCCCAGTACTGGctgctcctccatccctctccttcacgGATGATGG TGACTTGTATGAAAACTTGCTGGGCTTGCAAGGCCAGTTAGTGAG ttctgtGGTGAGGATGACGTTTGTCTGTCCGTTCTGCCAGGAGAGTTGCCTGGATGCGAGGGATCTGTGGATTCACTGCAATGGCAAGCATTACTATGACAACAGGCCCGTG GTGTGTCCAGTGTGCGTCTCTCTGCCTCATGGTAATCCACACCAAATTAGCAGGAACTTCATCATGCATCTGAACCTGAGACACTGCTACAATGCTGAGAAATACACG AACACCCATCAAACTGACATGTTGAACTTGCAAGATGGCATTAATGAGTCTCTCCAGGATACCAACCTGAATCCCAGATGA